The following coding sequences lie in one Mycobacterium sp. DL440 genomic window:
- a CDS encoding MFS transporter: protein MTTEAEHSSPPGAGGTAEAETADRRKRMDHDHPFYKWVVLSNTTLGILLASINASIVLISLPAIFRGIGLNPLAPGNVSYLLWMLMGYLVVTAVLVVPFGRLGDMYGRVRIYNLGFVVFTLAAIALSFDPFQLGGGAVWLIGWRVIQGVGGAMLMASSSAILTDAFPANQRGMALGTNMVAAVAGSFLGLLIGGFLSEWHWKAIFWVGVPIGIIGTIWSYRSLKELGVRTAGRLDWAGTLTFGLGLTVLLIGITYGIQPYGDSTTGWTSPWVLGSIAVGLLLLVAFCIVELKVSSPMVDVRLFKSAAFGMGNLAGLMSSVGRGGLQFMLIIWLQGIWLPLHGYSFESTPLWAGIYLLPVTIGFLVAAPIAGSLSDRIGARPLTVGGMLLMAATFVALLLIPVNFDYWVFAILVFLNGLGGGIFTAPNTAAIMSSVPADQRGAASGVRSTFFNAGNSLSIGIFFSLMIVGLANTLPAALTTGLTGQGVSASVAHDVANLPPVGSLFAAFLGYNPMAELLAPSDALHQPGVNADVITGQTFFPQLITEPFHSGLTVVFAAAAVMMVIGAVASMFSAGRYGTEAGADNQA from the coding sequence ATGACGACTGAAGCTGAACACAGCAGCCCGCCAGGCGCGGGCGGCACCGCCGAGGCCGAGACCGCCGACAGGCGCAAACGGATGGATCATGACCACCCGTTCTACAAGTGGGTGGTGCTGTCCAACACCACGTTGGGCATCCTGCTGGCTTCCATCAACGCCTCGATCGTGTTGATCTCGCTGCCGGCGATCTTCCGCGGCATCGGGTTGAACCCGCTGGCCCCCGGCAACGTCAGCTATCTGCTGTGGATGCTGATGGGCTACCTGGTGGTGACAGCCGTGCTGGTCGTGCCGTTCGGACGTCTCGGCGACATGTACGGCCGGGTCCGCATCTACAACCTCGGCTTCGTGGTCTTCACCCTGGCGGCGATCGCGCTGTCCTTCGACCCGTTCCAACTCGGTGGCGGTGCGGTCTGGTTGATCGGTTGGCGCGTGATCCAGGGCGTCGGCGGCGCCATGCTGATGGCCTCGTCGTCGGCGATCCTCACCGACGCCTTCCCGGCCAACCAGCGCGGCATGGCGCTGGGCACCAACATGGTGGCCGCCGTCGCCGGGTCGTTTCTCGGGTTGCTGATCGGCGGCTTCCTGTCCGAGTGGCATTGGAAGGCCATCTTCTGGGTGGGTGTCCCGATCGGCATCATCGGCACCATCTGGAGCTACCGCTCACTCAAAGAACTCGGTGTCCGCACCGCCGGACGGCTCGACTGGGCCGGCACGCTGACCTTCGGGCTGGGCCTGACGGTGCTGCTGATCGGCATCACCTACGGCATCCAGCCCTACGGTGACTCGACCACCGGTTGGACCAGCCCGTGGGTGCTGGGCTCCATCGCCGTCGGACTGTTGCTGTTGGTGGCGTTCTGCATCGTCGAGCTGAAGGTGTCGTCGCCCATGGTCGACGTCCGGTTGTTCAAATCGGCCGCGTTCGGGATGGGCAACCTGGCCGGGCTGATGTCCTCGGTGGGCCGTGGCGGGCTGCAGTTCATGCTCATCATCTGGTTGCAGGGCATCTGGCTGCCGCTGCACGGCTACAGCTTCGAGTCCACGCCGCTGTGGGCCGGCATCTACCTGTTGCCGGTCACCATCGGGTTCCTGGTCGCCGCGCCGATCGCCGGATCGCTGTCCGATCGCATCGGCGCGCGGCCGCTGACCGTCGGCGGCATGCTGCTGATGGCAGCCACCTTCGTGGCGCTCCTGCTCATCCCGGTCAACTTCGACTACTGGGTGTTCGCCATCCTGGTGTTCCTCAACGGCCTCGGCGGCGGCATCTTCACCGCCCCCAACACCGCGGCCATCATGTCGAGCGTGCCGGCCGATCAGCGTGGGGCGGCCTCCGGTGTGCGGTCCACCTTCTTCAACGCCGGCAACTCGCTGTCGATCGGCATCTTCTTCTCACTGATGATCGTCGGGCTGGCCAACACGTTGCCCGCGGCATTGACCACCGGCCTGACAGGGCAAGGTGTTTCGGCCTCGGTGGCCCACGACGTGGCGAACCTGCCCCCGGTCGGCAGCCTGTTCGCGGCCTTCCTGGGCTACAACCCGATGGCCGAACTGCTCGCGCCTTCCGACGCGCTGCACCAGCCGGGCGTGAACGCCGACGTCATCACCGGACAGACGTTCTTCCCACAGCTGATCACCGAGCCGTTCCATTCCGGCCTGACGGTGGTGTTCGCTGCCGCGGCGGTGATGATGGTGATCGGCGCGGTGGCGTCGATGTTCAGTGCGGGCCGCTATGGGACGGAGGCTGGAGCCGACAATCAGGCCTGA